From one Planctomycetia bacterium genomic stretch:
- a CDS encoding PAS domain S-box protein: protein MESATPLLSTKSWSLEEIEERHAAILEAALDAIITMDHQGTVIEFNPAAERLFGYRREQAVGQPLASLIIPVRLRDAHQQGMKRYLATGQGAVLNKRLEMPALHADGHEFTVELTIVRISTRGTPQFTGFLRYVSELRWKEESLRRKAKLLDEAQALAQMGSWEWDLISNQVTCSDQMYRIFGQSRGTFPSRFESFMECIHPEDRLAVQQTIEQSVNPGILNVVGRIVRPDGTVRIVHTQGEVIRDAQGNPVRMTGYSQDITDRQQAEEALRASQKQLASIAASMPQALYVFDIFEKRMIYSNREVWSDLAYTREEVDKLGPQFLTLMLHPEDQERLPGLLARWDTARDGEVLETEYRIKHANGTWRWHLGRDAVFKRDQEGKVRQIIGTIQDITDRKRAEEEKQKLQAQVQHAQKMESLGILSGGIAHDFNNLLTSVLGYTDLAMSELPANSLAHQYVAHAVDGARRAAELTQQLLAYSGKGRFVVEPLDLSAITEEMTRLLQVSISKKCVIQFDLRKPLAAVEADAAQMRQVIMNLVINASEAIGDEQGVIGISTGIMQCDRAWFADACAADDLPEGQYVFLEVSDTGCGMDAETKAKIFDPFFTTKFTGRGLGLSAVLGIVRGHRGAIKVYSEPGKGTSIKMVFPSSQLPARAQEPASDTPTPWRGHGTVLIIDDEPFVIELARCMLEKMGFTVLTARNGHDGLHVFEREGNNIRLVLLDMTMPQLDGEETFRELRRLRSDVLTILSSGYNEQTATSRFAGKGLAAFIQKPYTFEQLQTTVRQVLEKGTKPGEAGE, encoded by the coding sequence ATGGAATCAGCCACACCATTACTTTCGACCAAGTCGTGGTCGCTGGAGGAGATTGAAGAGCGGCATGCTGCCATTCTGGAGGCTGCCCTTGATGCCATCATTACGATGGATCATCAAGGAACGGTGATTGAATTCAACCCCGCAGCGGAAAGACTTTTTGGCTATCGGCGTGAACAGGCAGTAGGCCAACCCCTGGCATCACTCATCATCCCCGTCAGGCTGCGAGATGCCCATCAGCAAGGCATGAAGCGTTACCTGGCAACCGGTCAGGGCGCGGTGCTGAACAAGAGGCTGGAGATGCCGGCACTCCATGCGGATGGCCATGAATTTACCGTCGAACTCACCATCGTTCGCATTTCCACGCGGGGAACACCTCAGTTCACAGGCTTCCTGCGTTATGTGAGTGAATTGCGATGGAAAGAAGAATCGCTGCGTCGCAAGGCCAAGTTGCTGGATGAAGCCCAGGCCCTCGCCCAGATGGGCAGTTGGGAATGGGACCTGATCAGCAACCAGGTCACCTGTTCCGACCAGATGTATCGCATCTTCGGGCAGTCTCGTGGTACATTCCCTTCACGGTTCGAATCGTTCATGGAATGCATCCATCCCGAAGACCGCCTAGCAGTACAGCAAACCATTGAACAGTCAGTGAATCCGGGAATCCTGAATGTCGTGGGGCGCATCGTTCGACCTGATGGCACGGTTCGCATCGTGCATACACAGGGTGAAGTCATCCGCGATGCACAAGGCAATCCGGTGCGTATGACCGGCTACTCGCAGGATATCACCGACCGTCAGCAGGCAGAAGAGGCCCTACGTGCCAGCCAGAAGCAGTTGGCTTCCATTGCCGCTTCCATGCCCCAGGCGCTGTATGTTTTTGATATCTTCGAAAAGCGGATGATTTATTCCAACCGTGAAGTGTGGAGCGATCTGGCGTATACCCGGGAGGAAGTGGATAAACTCGGCCCGCAGTTTCTTACTCTGATGCTGCACCCGGAAGACCAGGAGAGACTGCCGGGATTGCTGGCACGCTGGGATACTGCCCGCGATGGTGAGGTGCTTGAGACCGAGTACCGCATCAAGCATGCCAACGGCACCTGGCGATGGCATCTCGGTCGTGACGCAGTTTTCAAGCGTGATCAGGAAGGGAAAGTCCGACAGATCATCGGCACCATCCAGGACATTACCGATCGCAAACGTGCCGAGGAGGAAAAGCAGAAACTGCAGGCACAGGTGCAGCACGCCCAGAAAATGGAAAGTCTGGGCATTCTCTCCGGCGGTATCGCACACGACTTCAACAACCTGCTCACCAGCGTGCTGGGATACACCGATCTGGCCATGAGCGAACTGCCAGCCAACTCGCTGGCCCATCAATATGTGGCTCATGCGGTCGATGGCGCTCGCCGCGCCGCTGAGTTGACACAGCAGTTGCTGGCCTATTCCGGCAAAGGCCGCTTTGTCGTGGAGCCTCTCGATCTCTCTGCCATCACCGAAGAGATGACCAGGCTGCTGCAGGTGTCAATCTCGAAAAAGTGCGTGATCCAATTCGATCTGCGAAAACCCCTGGCTGCCGTGGAAGCTGATGCCGCCCAGATGCGCCAGGTAATCATGAATCTGGTGATCAATGCCTCGGAAGCCATTGGTGATGAACAGGGCGTGATCGGCATCAGCACGGGCATCATGCAGTGCGACCGGGCCTGGTTTGCCGATGCCTGCGCCGCTGATGATTTGCCTGAAGGCCAGTACGTGTTTCTGGAAGTGAGCGATACAGGCTGCGGCATGGATGCGGAAACCAAGGCAAAAATATTCGATCCTTTTTTCACGACCAAGTTCACCGGTCGCGGGCTGGGGCTTTCGGCAGTGCTGGGCATCGTGCGCGGGCACCGTGGCGCCATCAAGGTCTATTCCGAACCAGGCAAGGGAACATCCATCAAGATGGTCTTCCCCTCGTCGCAGTTGCCTGCACGCGCCCAGGAACCAGCCAGCGACACTCCGACACCATGGCGTGGGCATGGCACAGTGCTGATCATTGACGATGAACCATTTGTCATCGAACTGGCCCGCTGCATGCTCGAAAAGATGGGGTTCACGGTACTGACCGCCCGCAACGGCCATGATGGGCTGCACGTTTTTGAACGGGAGGGGAACAACATCCGCCTGGTGCTCCTCGATATGACCATGCCCCAACTCGATGGCGAAGAAACCTTCCGCGAACTGCGCAGGCTCCGCAGCGATGTACTGACCATTCTTTCTAGTGGCTACAACGAACAGACCGCCACCAGCCGCTTCGCCGGCAAAGGCCTGGCGGCGTTTATCCAGAAGCCTTATACCTTCGAACAATTGCAAACCACCGTGCGCCAGGTGCTGGAAAAGGGAACTAAGCCCGGTGAAGCAGGAGAATGA
- a CDS encoding rhomboid family intramembrane serine protease, whose protein sequence is MRELTAIADKHDAQVFVDYLLTQNISAVIRMDEGHPVVWVHNEDDLEPARAIWNAFQQNPHDSKYRSAQKPAKELRKLKEKVDAKYAQLYKDSYEFWGRPSPKQVPITIALIIISVAVTFWTEFGGNVKNLLTLTMMDKVSNQLPLQVKIQPEAQAEAKKLQLESLFQGEFWRLITPIFLHFSTLHLLFNMYALYSLGGMIECRRSIWWYVMFILCTGIFSNVLQFMFPTLFDLHAAKVVVFGSPLFGGMSGVDFALFGFLVAKSVYSPEPGMVLPRDTIVTMLIWLVICMTGFIGSIANTAHVAGLLIGFAIGGFSKFRKRFFQQR, encoded by the coding sequence ATGCGTGAATTGACTGCGATAGCTGACAAGCATGATGCCCAGGTATTCGTCGATTATCTGCTGACTCAGAATATTTCAGCAGTGATCAGGATGGATGAAGGTCATCCGGTAGTCTGGGTGCATAACGAAGATGACCTCGAGCCAGCTCGCGCCATCTGGAACGCATTTCAGCAGAACCCACACGACAGCAAATACCGTTCAGCACAGAAACCAGCCAAGGAACTCCGCAAGCTCAAAGAAAAAGTAGATGCGAAATATGCCCAGCTCTACAAGGACAGTTACGAGTTCTGGGGACGGCCGAGCCCCAAACAGGTGCCCATCACTATCGCCTTAATCATCATCAGTGTTGCAGTCACTTTCTGGACCGAGTTTGGCGGCAATGTGAAGAACCTGCTGACACTTACCATGATGGACAAGGTGAGTAATCAACTCCCGCTTCAAGTCAAAATTCAGCCCGAAGCACAGGCCGAAGCAAAAAAGCTGCAACTCGAATCGCTGTTCCAGGGAGAATTCTGGCGACTGATCACTCCGATATTCCTTCACTTCTCCACCTTACACCTGCTTTTCAACATGTATGCCCTCTATTCCCTGGGGGGAATGATCGAATGCCGACGCAGCATCTGGTGGTATGTGATGTTCATCTTGTGCACCGGTATCTTTTCCAATGTCCTGCAGTTCATGTTTCCCACCTTGTTTGACCTGCACGCAGCAAAGGTTGTCGTTTTCGGCTCGCCACTATTCGGAGGTATGTCGGGCGTGGATTTCGCTCTGTTTGGCTTCCTGGTTGCCAAGTCAGTTTATTCTCCCGAACCGGGGATGGTGCTGCCACGCGATACCATTGTGACCATGCTCATCTGGCTGGTCATCTGCATGACGGGTTTTATCGGCTCTATTGCCAACACCGCCCACGTTGCCGGACTACTGATTGGCTTCGCCATCGGCGGGTTCAGCAAGTTCAGAAAACGATTTTTTCAGCAGCGGTAA
- the tpx gene encoding thiol peroxidase yields the protein MHKRANAFTMMGHSLTLVGPELKKGDKAPDFKVHKFEKGKGLVPVSLQDALQGKPALFSVVPSLDTPVCSVQTQKFNKELAAFAEKLNSYTVSLDLPFAMNRFCSDAAHTIDQLHNLSDYMDRSFGTATGTLIDEVKLLSRAVFVVDKTGTVAYAEYVGEAGKEPNYEAALKAIQSVV from the coding sequence ATGCACAAGCGTGCCAATGCATTCACCATGATGGGACATTCGCTGACTCTGGTTGGCCCGGAACTGAAAAAGGGGGACAAGGCTCCCGATTTCAAAGTTCACAAGTTCGAAAAAGGCAAAGGCCTGGTGCCTGTGTCGCTGCAGGATGCCCTGCAGGGCAAGCCCGCACTTTTCAGCGTGGTGCCTTCGCTCGATACTCCCGTCTGTTCCGTGCAGACCCAGAAGTTCAACAAGGAACTGGCTGCCTTTGCCGAGAAGCTCAACAGCTACACCGTCAGCCTCGATCTGCCCTTTGCCATGAACCGGTTCTGTAGCGATGCAGCTCACACCATTGATCAGTTGCACAATCTTTCTGATTACATGGATCGCTCATTCGGCACCGCGACCGGCACCCTCATCGATGAAGTGAAACTACTCTCCCGCGCGGTGTTTGTGGTTGATAAGACCGGCACCGTGGCCTATGCCGAGTACGTTGGTGAGGCAGGCAAGGAACCCAACTACGAAGCGGCGCTGAAGGCGATTCAGAGCGTGGTGTAA
- a CDS encoding immune inhibitor A has translation MKFLGSLLALAILAIGVSTASAQITVFSQNFESGLGGLESVSGSFLINNTGFSNNGTNMMGHATTYSSDEYSFYQITGLVLPAFGPITMTFDYVGQFETHFDRFNVQASVTGGLNPPNSLLNPTATSGMQFIDLDHDHHPLLGQFAYDTIGASGGASGVAEFDLSAFAGQTVDIRFQFGSDGSVEAGGFGMDNLSIVAVPEPATIALIVTALVTGGGVVHLRRKRRKALRFARQ, from the coding sequence ATGAAATTTTTGGGGTCTTTGCTGGCACTAGCCATCCTGGCTATAGGGGTATCAACCGCATCAGCCCAGATTACGGTGTTCAGCCAGAATTTTGAATCAGGTTTAGGTGGGCTGGAATCGGTCAGCGGCTCCTTCCTGATTAACAACACCGGGTTTTCCAACAATGGCACCAACATGATGGGCCATGCCACCACCTATTCATCGGATGAGTATTCGTTCTATCAGATCACAGGCCTGGTACTACCTGCCTTCGGTCCCATCACCATGACCTTTGACTATGTTGGTCAGTTTGAAACACACTTTGATCGCTTCAATGTCCAGGCATCGGTCACGGGTGGCCTGAATCCACCCAACAGTCTGCTGAATCCCACTGCCACTTCGGGTATGCAATTCATTGATTTGGATCATGACCATCATCCACTGCTGGGACAATTCGCCTATGATACTATTGGGGCATCAGGTGGTGCCAGTGGCGTTGCTGAATTTGATCTCTCAGCGTTCGCTGGTCAGACCGTTGATATCCGCTTTCAGTTTGGCAGCGATGGCTCCGTAGAGGCAGGCGGTTTCGGAATGGATAACCTGTCTATCGTCGCTGTGCCCGAACCAGCAACCATAGCCTTGATAGTCACGGCACTGGTTACTGGTGGCGGAGTGGTGCATCTGCGTCGCAAACGCCGTAAAGCACTCCGATTTGCCCGTCAGTAA
- a CDS encoding nucleotidyltransferase, producing MPLPFRVYGHVDVDAFYASAAQVRNPFLMGKPLGVLSNQAYFVIAKSLELKKYGVKTGEPLPDAIAKCPHAIFVKRDFAWYNALSDRFHAFMRKMVSPVCEEYSVDECFFVMPQYEDASTFAEKVRGLVKKYIGLPVTVGLGRSKTLAKLISDTAKPNGAKAVLTEAEEHKLLGNLAVTEVSGIAGRRARRMEPYGIKTCLDYINTPVARIRQILTVEGAKLWNELRGDPVSKVQTERQRYKILTRGGSIGSATNKPDRAWAFVVKNLERLIEELHRHQLKTGRVEFHLEQRSYDYQMYHFGTGSNLEAPTDRFDLLVEVFEQLFRRTYQRHLLVSRMHLLAHRLESAATAQRGLFDPPDEPERTLAVTKRRINTDVSRFAIRSGATLPIKDWYDDPALGEEAIAPQRTVW from the coding sequence ATGCCACTTCCATTCCGGGTCTACGGCCACGTTGATGTTGATGCGTTTTATGCGTCAGCAGCCCAGGTGCGCAATCCGTTCCTGATGGGTAAGCCGCTGGGTGTGCTGTCGAACCAGGCTTATTTTGTGATCGCCAAGAGTCTTGAACTCAAGAAGTATGGCGTGAAGACTGGTGAGCCATTGCCGGACGCTATCGCCAAGTGTCCACATGCCATTTTCGTAAAGCGGGACTTTGCCTGGTACAACGCGTTGAGTGACCGCTTCCACGCCTTCATGCGGAAAATGGTTTCTCCTGTTTGCGAAGAATACAGTGTGGATGAATGCTTCTTTGTGATGCCTCAGTATGAAGATGCCAGCACGTTTGCCGAGAAGGTGCGTGGGTTGGTGAAGAAGTATATCGGCCTGCCGGTGACGGTGGGATTGGGTCGTTCCAAGACTCTCGCCAAGCTCATTAGCGATACAGCTAAGCCCAATGGTGCGAAGGCGGTGCTGACGGAAGCGGAAGAGCATAAACTTCTGGGCAACCTGGCCGTCACGGAAGTTTCAGGCATTGCCGGGCGACGGGCCAGGAGAATGGAGCCTTACGGCATCAAAACATGTCTCGATTACATCAACACTCCCGTTGCGAGAATCCGACAGATACTCACTGTGGAAGGCGCCAAGCTCTGGAACGAGCTGCGGGGCGACCCGGTTTCGAAAGTACAGACAGAACGACAACGCTACAAGATTCTCACCCGAGGCGGTTCCATTGGCAGTGCTACTAATAAACCTGACCGTGCCTGGGCTTTCGTAGTCAAGAACCTGGAACGACTAATCGAGGAGTTGCATCGGCATCAACTCAAGACCGGCAGGGTTGAGTTTCATCTGGAGCAGCGTAGTTACGACTATCAGATGTATCATTTTGGAACCGGTTCCAACCTCGAAGCGCCAACAGATCGGTTTGATCTCTTGGTGGAAGTCTTCGAGCAGTTGTTCCGGCGTACCTATCAGAGACACTTACTGGTGTCGCGGATGCACTTGCTGGCTCACCGACTTGAATCTGCAGCAACTGCTCAACGGGGCTTGTTTGACCCGCCTGATGAGCCAGAACGAACACTAGCAGTTACCAAGAGGCGAATCAACACGGATGTCAGCCGATTTGCGATTCGGAGCGGTGCCACCTTGCCTATTAAAGACTGGTATGACGACCCGGCCCTGGGCGAAGAGGCGATTGCTCCGCAAAGAACGGTGTGGTAA
- a CDS encoding class I SAM-dependent rRNA methyltransferase, which produces MDTLPVISLKIERRSSHPWIFQKMVEKPMQKPPPGTIVDIEDISGQWVGRGFYNGHSRISLRVLTSNREEVIDADFFRRKISQAVALRRELHQLDTVTSAYRLVHSEGDGLSGLVVDRFGDIIVLEFFSAGMFKWRNTIMEILAELFPGTCFYWFAEEHVQKQESFDCWPPEQPEGVNITEHGLRFRVQPGAKHKTGFFVDQRDNRNYLTQFTAGKKVLDICCNTGGFAVYAKAKGKAEETIGLDLDEECLETAKQNANLNQARVRFVQTDLYPWLRDSIARQQFFDVVILDPAKQTRDREGIDDALKQYLDMNRLAMQVVTPGGVYLTCSCTGLINEDLFIDCIRRSAWQAGRTLQIFHLSGAGPDHPYYAHVREGRYLKAVWGRLL; this is translated from the coding sequence ATGGATACACTGCCTGTCATCAGCTTGAAAATTGAAAGGCGTTCGTCGCATCCGTGGATCTTCCAGAAGATGGTGGAGAAGCCGATGCAGAAGCCGCCGCCCGGCACCATTGTGGATATCGAAGACATCTCTGGCCAATGGGTGGGCCGTGGTTTTTACAATGGCCACTCGCGCATCAGCCTGCGTGTGCTGACATCGAATCGCGAGGAAGTCATCGATGCCGATTTCTTCCGCCGCAAGATCAGTCAGGCAGTTGCACTACGTCGGGAACTGCATCAACTCGATACCGTGACCAGTGCTTATCGGCTGGTTCATTCGGAAGGCGATGGCCTGAGCGGCCTGGTGGTGGATCGCTTTGGTGACATCATCGTGCTCGAGTTTTTCTCGGCAGGCATGTTCAAGTGGCGAAACACCATCATGGAGATTCTTGCAGAGTTGTTCCCCGGCACATGTTTTTACTGGTTTGCTGAGGAGCATGTGCAGAAGCAGGAATCGTTTGACTGCTGGCCGCCTGAACAGCCTGAGGGGGTGAACATTACCGAGCATGGGTTGCGATTCCGAGTGCAGCCCGGTGCCAAGCATAAGACAGGTTTCTTTGTCGATCAACGCGACAACCGCAATTACCTGACGCAGTTCACCGCGGGAAAAAAGGTGCTCGATATCTGCTGCAACACTGGTGGCTTTGCAGTCTATGCCAAGGCCAAGGGTAAAGCGGAGGAAACCATCGGTCTCGATCTCGATGAAGAATGCCTGGAGACAGCTAAACAGAATGCCAACCTCAACCAGGCACGTGTCCGCTTCGTGCAGACGGATTTGTACCCCTGGCTGCGTGATTCCATTGCCAGGCAACAGTTTTTTGATGTCGTCATTCTCGATCCAGCCAAGCAGACCCGCGATCGCGAAGGCATCGACGATGCACTCAAGCAGTATCTCGACATGAACCGATTGGCGATGCAGGTAGTGACTCCCGGTGGAGTTTATCTGACTTGTTCCTGCACCGGGTTAATCAACGAAGATTTGTTTATTGACTGCATTCGACGATCAGCGTGGCAGGCAGGCCGCACACTGCAGATTTTTCATCTCAGTGGCGCCGGACCTGATCATCCTTATTATGCTCACGTTCGCGAAGGCCGGTATCTGAAGGCGGTGTGGGGGCGGTTGCTGTAG
- a CDS encoding mandelate racemase/muconate lactonizing enzyme family protein, whose amino-acid sequence MSVAVRIVDVQLGEETFRYRTPIKFGGVAVDRATLLNAHVVIEDKQGRQQVGFGSMPLGNVWAFPTTQLTYDQTLQLMQELAEDAAHIARTHKLWGHPLELHEVLEPAWLQAARLRSETLPVKIPDLTTLVATSPIDAAIHDAYGKLHGRSSYECYGADFLHRDVGSFLGKEFAGVWISDHITTNPVASLPLYHLVGALDALTPAEVITNGKSDQYPQHLADWIRRDLLTHLKIKLNGDDLAWDVNRVIQVNHVAENLQHERETTEWHYSLDFNERCQSVGYLLEFIQRLKSKSAQAWSRVQYIEQPTARNLKAHPENKMHEVSKLVPVVIDESLVDLESLQLAREQGYTGAALKACKGQSASLLMACAVRHYGMFLCVQDLTCPGASLIHSAGLAAHVKGVAAIEANARQYLPAANERWKRSYPGLFEPVDGRLLTGQLKGLGLSVL is encoded by the coding sequence ATGTCGGTTGCGGTACGTATTGTTGATGTACAACTGGGTGAAGAGACATTCCGTTACCGTACACCGATCAAGTTTGGCGGCGTGGCGGTGGATCGTGCCACGCTGCTCAATGCACATGTAGTGATTGAAGACAAGCAAGGCAGGCAGCAGGTGGGCTTTGGCTCCATGCCGCTGGGCAATGTCTGGGCCTTTCCCACCACACAATTGACATATGATCAAACGCTGCAATTGATGCAGGAACTGGCTGAGGATGCGGCACATATCGCCCGAACGCACAAGCTCTGGGGCCATCCGCTGGAACTACATGAAGTACTGGAGCCAGCCTGGCTGCAGGCAGCACGACTTCGTTCCGAAACTTTGCCGGTGAAAATACCAGACCTGACAACGCTGGTGGCTACCAGTCCCATTGATGCAGCCATACACGATGCCTATGGCAAGCTGCATGGCCGCAGCAGCTATGAGTGCTACGGCGCCGATTTTCTCCATCGCGATGTAGGCAGTTTCCTGGGCAAGGAGTTTGCCGGGGTCTGGATTTCAGACCATATCACGACAAACCCTGTCGCCAGCCTGCCTTTGTACCATCTGGTAGGAGCGCTGGATGCACTCACGCCAGCGGAAGTCATCACCAATGGCAAATCGGATCAGTATCCCCAGCACCTGGCAGATTGGATTCGTCGCGACCTGCTCACGCATCTCAAGATCAAGCTGAATGGCGATGACCTGGCCTGGGATGTGAACCGGGTAATTCAGGTCAATCATGTCGCTGAGAATCTGCAACATGAACGCGAGACCACTGAGTGGCATTACTCACTCGATTTCAATGAGAGATGCCAGTCGGTGGGGTATTTGCTGGAGTTCATCCAACGGCTCAAGAGCAAGTCGGCACAGGCGTGGAGCCGGGTGCAGTACATTGAACAGCCAACGGCACGGAACCTGAAAGCGCATCCGGAAAACAAGATGCACGAGGTATCGAAACTGGTGCCGGTAGTGATTGATGAATCACTGGTGGACCTGGAAAGCCTGCAACTGGCCCGTGAGCAGGGTTACACGGGTGCAGCATTGAAAGCCTGCAAGGGACAAAGTGCCTCGCTGCTGATGGCCTGTGCTGTCCGGCACTATGGTATGTTTTTGTGCGTACAGGATTTAACCTGTCCAGGCGCCTCGCTGATTCATTCCGCAGGCCTGGCAGCACACGTCAAAGGTGTGGCAGCGATTGAAGCCAACGCCCGGCAGTATCTTCCCGCAGCCAATGAGCGGTGGAAACGCAGCTATCCCGGACTGTTTGAGCCGGTGGACGGAAGATTACTGACCGGACAGCTCAAGGGGTTGGGGTTGAGTGTCTTGTAG
- the purQ gene encoding phosphoribosylformylglycinamidine synthase I has protein sequence MADVRALILRAPGANCDQEAAFALEQAGAKPDLVHINRLRERPALLHDYQLLLIPGGFTYGDDVAAGKILAVQLQTFLADALNQFRDAGKLILGICNGFQVLLKAGLIIPPDADQQVPATLANNLPHGFQDRWVTLGINPEHQCPFLEGYVTMEVPIAHGEGRFVTRDQATWQEMERHHQLVLRYIAGAGQRANQPYNPNGSQGDVAGACDPSGRVLGLMPHPDRHILPYQHPRWTRRGLAPQGDGLLLFQNAVAYLRR, from the coding sequence GTGGCCGACGTCCGTGCTTTGATTCTGCGTGCTCCCGGAGCCAATTGCGACCAGGAAGCTGCCTTCGCCCTGGAACAGGCCGGCGCCAAACCTGACCTTGTACACATCAACCGTCTTCGCGAACGGCCCGCCTTGCTTCACGATTATCAGTTGCTCCTCATTCCAGGCGGCTTTACCTATGGCGACGATGTCGCTGCTGGCAAAATCCTCGCGGTCCAGTTGCAGACGTTCCTCGCCGATGCACTCAATCAGTTTCGCGATGCAGGCAAACTGATCCTCGGCATCTGCAACGGTTTTCAGGTGCTGCTCAAAGCCGGGCTGATCATCCCGCCCGATGCAGACCAACAGGTTCCTGCCACGCTCGCTAACAATCTGCCGCATGGCTTTCAGGATCGCTGGGTAACCCTGGGCATCAACCCGGAACACCAGTGCCCCTTCCTCGAAGGCTACGTCACCATGGAAGTGCCGATCGCTCATGGTGAAGGCCGGTTCGTCACACGCGACCAGGCCACCTGGCAGGAGATGGAACGTCATCACCAACTGGTACTACGATATATTGCTGGTGCAGGCCAGCGGGCCAATCAACCTTACAATCCTAATGGCTCACAGGGCGATGTTGCCGGGGCTTGTGATCCATCCGGCCGCGTGCTGGGCCTGATGCCCCACCCCGACAGACACATTCTGCCTTACCAGCATCCACGCTGGACCCGCCGGGGTCTCGCCCCCCAAGGCGATGGCCTTCTACTTTTCCAGAATGCGGTAGCCTACCTGCGTCGTTGA